GCTAGCCTCAAACAACATGCTTTCTATAACCACTAATGCACAAAATCTGTTGGGAGAGCGTTTCCAGTTGTTATGCTCTTGCAACAGGGAAGTCAGCAAGGTTACAAAGGTCTTTTCATACGTGATCCCAAACTGAGTGATTGCACTCAGTTACAGAAAGAAGCCCAGAAAGAACAATTCTACAGGCTTCTTTCTTCTCTACGCTTTCTCCCTAGGTTTCGGGCTTTAAATTAATTTTACTCTTACCGTCATGAAACTGATTTGCAAATACAAAAAGATGTGATGGATCAGCTCAGATGGAATCCATTGCTAAATGCCGCAGAGATTGGGGTGGCTGTTAAAAATGGGATAGTTACCTTATCAGTGAGGCCTTTCATCGCAGTGCTACAATTGATGCCAGCAGAATCCATATTGAAATGATTGGTAACCGGATTATTTTGAAAGGACAGGTACGTTCTCTGGCAGAAAAAGCAGACGCTACCAAAGCTGTTTCTGCCGCCCCGGGTATTACCTGTGTGGATAATCGGTTGGAGGTTGCCAATGCAGTTTCATTAGCTTATTAATTTGTCTGTAGAGCTGATCACTTATACAAATCTGATCACTTATACAAAATAGAAATTATCAGCTCTAAAACTTTCTTCCTCCGGATCAATGTAGGGAGATGTTTTTAGCTGCTTGTCCTTCATTCGTGCTTTACCTGCACAAAATAGTATAAGAAACTATAATAAGAAACTACTATCTGACAGATTGCTGTTAGTTCTTTCCTTGTTCTAAAAGGCACTTGCTATTATTTGCTGAGTGCCCTTTTTCTCAATCTATTCACTTGCTAACCTTTACATGCCTGTTATGCTTATCTGTTATCATTTATGTTTACTATCCTCATGTGCCGGATCTGCATCAGTCTATGACAGAAGGAAAAACTGCATTGATTTTTTTTCGTATCCGCATCCTTGAAAAATCAGGAGGGTATGAAAAACAGTGAAAAGTAGGATTGATGTGCAACTAATCCAGATACAATCACACTTAGCCTGTTAAAGAAAAAAACTCAGGCATATAGTTAACCAGGAAGTGTGATTGTATCTGGGAGACTATTGTTTATGGAATAAGTATGTGGGAAGACCAAATAAATCTGACTAATGAGCAGCAATAGTCCTTTCAGATTTATTTGATCTATAATTGACTGGAATTGGGTACTTGCTAAATATAAGATGTACGGCCTGCTCTACCTGGCGTTGGAGCTGTGCCGGATTGTCAATGGCTCCACCAATTGATCCGCGCCAAACCAGAAGCTTTGTGTGTCCATCAATCAGATCTATAATCAGTGTTCCTTCCGTATAGTTATAACTACGTCTGACCATGTAGGGATAGGGATACATACCCCATGGATAGAAGCGCCAGTACCAGCCTCCGTACATCATCGGATAGTATTCATTAACCGAGCTCCGTTTGCGCTCTGTATAGGTATGATAGGAGACAATCATATCCGCAGCGCTATCAACTTCCTCCATTCCTCTGGCAATAAGCTCGGTTGCAATATGAGCATGAATGTTCCGGTCAATAAGGGAACTATGATACAAAGGATTTTCTCTACTCTTTGCCGGATAATCTGTATCAGTTGAGAGAATATCCTGTGAGAGAATGTCGGCAAAAGCGAAGGTATGGTATTTATACAAATCGATACCAGGGTCTGAATCTGTCAAAACCTGAAAAGAGTTACAACTGCTCATACATACAATACTGCATATCCATACCATCAAGTACAGAAAAGGCATATAGGCTAATTTTTTCATAAGATAATCTGATTTGGTAAGCTTAAAGAAAAAACAAGTGATATACCTGCAAGTCTAAAAAAATAAAAGGGCAGATTCGATGATATTATCTTCATAAGTTACTGATAGTGATCATGCAATGTGTTGTAATACAGGGTGATAAACATCATCGGGTGTGGTGATTAAACAGATCGCAGCAAGGCAAAGCCTTTTCTACTTTTGTCTCAGTGAATGGTTGACGTGGCTCTATCACACAATTACATGCCATCAGAAATTAGATGCCATCAGATAGCATTCACAGGATGTTTTCTATGTTTCATTTTAACATTTACTCCTATGTCTCTTATCAAAAGCCGCAATGGCAATTCTCCAGCTCTTCGTTCTATGTTTACAGATTTGTTGGATGTAGATCGTTTTTTTGAGAACACTCCTTTCTTTGGACAAACTTTTCGCCAGTTGCCTTCGGTGAATATTACCGAAAATGATCGATCCTTTGAGGTGGAAATGGCAGCTCCAGGTCTGCATAAAAATGATTTTAAAATCAATCTTGATAATGATCTTCTCACTATATCGGCAGAACATAAAGAAGAAAGCAAAGAAGAGAAGAAAAACTATACCCGGCAGGAATTCAGCTATCAGGCATTTGAACGTTCGTTTATGCTTCCCAAAAGTGTAAATGCCGAATCCATTCAGGCCGATTATACAAATGGTATTCTACATCTTGTAATTCCTAAAAAAGAAGAAGCCAAAAAGCTGCTCAAAGAAATCAAGATATCCTAACAGGGACATTCAATAAACGTACTTTATCAATAAACTGCCTTTGGAAAGCAATACCAGCTATGCCTGAAAAACGCAACCAGTAGTGCTGGCTGCGTTTTTGTTTTTTCCACTGGTGTGTATTTTACTACTAGTGTATATTTTACTACTGGCGAAGAGTTATGTGCGAGATATAGTTTGAGAGCTATACAGCCAGATAGGAAGATAGCATTGCATGGTTACTCAGATTATACAAGTATTTCAATCAATGCCTGCCATATAGTTGAAAAAAGCATTGTTGTCCGAAAATCTATTTAGATGTATTGCCTTATCGGTAAGAGCTAACAGGGGTATATTGGCACGAAAGAACATCTGTTCAGTGTGCGGGCGTTCCAGTAGCCTTTCAAAAAATGTATGGCGGTGAGGAAGCATTACCAGCAGATCAGCTCCAGAGTTCCAGATTTCTTGTTCTATGCCTTTGATTATATCTTTTTCGTACAAAAAGGTATATCCATGCTTGATCTCATCCAATTGCTCTTCCCAGTACGCATTGGAATAGTGAGTAGCTTTATCCTTCTCTGATGAGGGAATATAAAGCATTTGAACCATGGCCTCATAAGCTTGAGCAATTTCTCTTAGAGGCAAGAGTGTCGTTGGATCGACAAATGGTTCAAAGTCGGAGGCAAACAGAATACGTCTGATAGAGTGGTAGGTATAACTCGCCGGTACTGTAATCATAGGAAATGTCGCTTTTCTAAGTAGGGTAGTGGTGGTGCTACCCATAAAAAAATGGGTAATCGGACTGGCGCCCCTGATTCCCATGACTACCACATCTGCCTGTTGCCTATCTACAAGTGAAGGAAGCAAGGCTTCCACCGACCCTTCCATGGTTATACAGTTGATTTCTATAGAAAAGGATTCCAACAGCT
Above is a genomic segment from Xanthocytophaga agilis containing:
- a CDS encoding Hsp20/alpha crystallin family protein: MSLIKSRNGNSPALRSMFTDLLDVDRFFENTPFFGQTFRQLPSVNITENDRSFEVEMAAPGLHKNDFKINLDNDLLTISAEHKEESKEEKKNYTRQEFSYQAFERSFMLPKSVNAESIQADYTNGILHLVIPKKEEAKKLLKEIKIS
- a CDS encoding DUF4136 domain-containing protein, with amino-acid sequence MKKLAYMPFLYLMVWICSIVCMSSCNSFQVLTDSDPGIDLYKYHTFAFADILSQDILSTDTDYPAKSRENPLYHSSLIDRNIHAHIATELIARGMEEVDSAADMIVSYHTYTERKRSSVNEYYPMMYGGWYWRFYPWGMYPYPYMVRRSYNYTEGTLIIDLIDGHTKLLVWRGSIGGAIDNPAQLQRQVEQAVHLIFSKYPIPVNYRSNKSERTIAAH
- a CDS encoding universal stress protein; translation: MKTILVATDYSENAYQAVEYAACLAQKMHCRLILFHAFESLQTMNTVPANPPVVQIIKNHFMIRLEEIRNKLLESFSIEINCITMEGSVEALLPSLVDRQQADVVVMGIRGASPITHFFMGSTTTTLLRKATFPMITVPASYTYHSIRRILFASDFEPFVDPTTLLPLREIAQAYEAMVQMLYIPSSEKDKATHYSNAYWEEQLDEIKHGYTFLYEKDIIKGIEQEIWNSGADLLVMLPHRHTFFERLLERPHTEQMFFRANIPLLALTDKAIHLNRFSDNNAFFNYMAGID
- a CDS encoding BON domain-containing protein gives rise to the protein MSEAFHRSATIDASRIHIEMIGNRIILKGQVRSLAEKADATKAVSAAPGITCVDNRLEVANAVSLAY